The Polaribacter sp. KT25b genome contains the following window.
CCCTATTTTAATAAGATTATTTCATCTTCTAATAAATTAATAGAAGACCCGAATAATGAAGTCGTTTTTAATCAGTTTTTTGAAACAATTAAAAATAACGAACAGCCGTTTTTAAACTCAATGGATGCCATTGTAAATGAGTATCAAAAACTTTCTGAAAATAGATTGTCCTTTTTAAAAAAAATGGAATACTTTTTTATCACATTTACTTCCATTTCACTTTTTGCTATTATCTTTTTTATGTTTCTGCCAATGTTTAGAAAGAACAAAGCACTAACTAATTTAAATAAAGAATTAGAGAAATTTAAAAAAGAAATAGAACAAAAAGAAAAAGATAAAAAAAGCGTTGAGGAAATTTTGCACAGAACAAACTCTGTAGCAAGAATAGGAACTTGGGAAGTAGATTTAATAAATAAAGAAGTCTCTTGGAGTAAAGTAACCAAAGAAATTCATAATACTAAAAATGATTATATTCCTTCTTTAGAGAAGGGCATAGATTTCTATAAAGAAGGCTATAGCAGAGATAGAATTACAAAAGTAATTGATAATTCTATTAAAAATAATAGCTCTTGGGATGAAGAGTTACAAATTGTAACCGCCCAAGGAAAAAATATCTGGGTTAGAGCAATTGGTCAACCAGAATTTATAAATAATGAATGTGTTCGTTTATATGGAACTTTTCAAGACATTAACACTGTTAAATTAGCACAAATTGAGCTAAAAAAAGCAAATGAAGAGTTAAATGCCATTTTAGACTCTGGTACTATTTCAATTATACGAACAGACACAAATGGTATAATTACCTATTTTAATGAAGGTGCAGAAAAATTATTAGGGTATAAAAGTGAAGAATTAATTAATAAAAAAACTACTGCAATATTTCATGATAAAGAAGAAGTTTTAAAAAGAGGAAAAAAACTTTCTACCAAATACAAAAAAGAAATTACTGGTTTTGATCTTTTAACCAGGTTAGCACGAAATAACAAAGTTGACTCTACAAAATGGACTTATATTAAAAAAGACGGAACCTCAATAGATGTTCAACTAAGCGTAAGTGCAATAAGAGATAAAAAGGGCAATATTGTAGCTTTTCTTGGTGTTGGTACAGATATTACTAAACTAACAGAACAAAATAAGCAATTGGCAAG
Protein-coding sequences here:
- a CDS encoding PAS domain S-box protein — translated: MIIIANQIIISNSISKQSSDAETINIAGKQRMYSQLITKMALYTKNANLQDDNISNLKKVIDSFKKADTYLKQKNKLQYNIESLDILFNKNTPYFNKIISSSNKLIEDPNNEVVFNQFFETIKNNEQPFLNSMDAIVNEYQKLSENRLSFLKKMEYFFITFTSISLFAIIFFMFLPMFRKNKALTNLNKELEKFKKEIEQKEKDKKSVEEILHRTNSVARIGTWEVDLINKEVSWSKVTKEIHNTKNDYIPSLEKGIDFYKEGYSRDRITKVIDNSIKNNSSWDEELQIVTAQGKNIWVRAIGQPEFINNECVRLYGTFQDINTVKLAQIELKKANEELNAILDSGTISIIRTDTNGIITYFNEGAEKLLGYKSEELINKKTTAIFHDKEEVLKRGKKLSTKYKKEITGFDLLTRLARNNKVDSTKWTYIKKDGTSIDVQLSVSAIRDKKGNIVAFLGVGTDITKLTEQNKQLASFAQIASHNLRAPVSNLSSLLDLYDICETSEEKEFTFGKFRTVIAHLSETLNTLIEAIKIREKRESNIEIKTLSFSKVFKKTEEIISEKISRLNAVIISDFSSIDTIKYNESYLESIFINLISNSLRYSSPERAPRIEVTTTINAGKIELKITDNGLGIDLEKHGHKLFGLNQVFHRHKDSKGVGLYIVKNQIESLKGTISCTSEIDKGTTFTITF